In one Culex quinquefasciatus strain JHB chromosome 2, VPISU_Cqui_1.0_pri_paternal, whole genome shotgun sequence genomic region, the following are encoded:
- the LOC6037695 gene encoding protein argonaute-2 isoform X4 — MSTERELTPGGPPPMHPLSYSDLASHIQLNGVNVMAKNFSETPWNTSPPRPPSPTQSQTSFDTLSPPPAGATVNPTPTTTSGAQNVATSALGVVPATPPAPPDLPVFTCPRRPNLGREGRPIVLRANHFQITMPRGFVHHYDINIQPDKCPRKVNREIIETMVHAYSKMFGALKPVFDGRNNLYTRDPLPIGNDRVELEVTLPGEGKDRVFRVTIKWVAQVSLFNLEEALEGRTRQIPYDAILALDVVMRHLPSMTYTPVGRSFFSSPDGYYHPLGGGREVWFGFHQSVRPSQWKMMLNIDVSATAFYKAQPVIEFMCEVLDIRDINEQRKPLTDSQRVKFTKEIKGLKIEITHCGTMRRKYRVCNVTRRPAQMQSFPLQLENGQTVECTVAKYFLDKYKMKLRYPHLPCLQVGQEHKHTYLPLEVCNIVAGQRCIKKLTDMQTSTMIKATARSAPDREREINNLVRRADFNNDAYVQEFGLAISNSMMEVRGRVLPPPKLQYGGRVSSMSGQLPSGPQNKVSLALPNQGVWDMRGKQFFTGVEIRVWAIACFAPQRTVREDALRNFTQQLQKISNDAGMPIIGQPCFCKYATGPDQVEPMFRYLKNTFNQLQLVVVVLPGKTPVYAEVKRVGDTVLGMATQCVQAKNVNKTSPQTLSNLCLKINVKLGGINSILVPSIRPKVFDEPVIFLGADVTHPPAGDNKKPSIAAVVGSMDAHPSRYAATVRVQQHRQEIIQELSSMVRELLIMFYKSTGGFKPHRIILYRDGVSEGQFPHVLQHELTAIREACIKLEADYKPGITFIVVQKRHHTRLFCADKKEQSGKSGNIPAGTTVDVGITHPTEFDFYLCSHQGIQGTSRPSHYHVLWDDNHFESDELQCLTYQLCHTYVRCTRSVSIPAPAYYAHLVAFRARYHLVEKEHDSGEGSHQSGCSEDRTPGAMARAITVHADTKKVMYFA, encoded by the exons CTCCTCCAGCTGGTGCGACCGTCAACCCGACCCCGACGACCACTTCCGGCGCGCAGAATGTCGCGACCAGCGCCCTCGGGGTCGTCCCGGCGACGCCGCCAGCCCCGCCGGATCTGCCGGTGTTCACCTGCCCGCGGCGGCCAAATCTGGGCCGCGAGGGTCGTCCGATCGTGCTGCGTGCGAATCACTTCCAGATCACGATGCCCCGGGGCTTCGTGCACCACTACGACATCAACATCCAGCCGGACAAGTGCCCGCGCAAGGTCAACCGGGAGATCATCGAGACGATGGTGCACGCGTACAGCAAGATGTTCGGCGCCCTCAAGCCGGTCTTCGACGGGCGGAACAACCTGTACACGCGCGATCCGCTTCCGATCGGGAACGATCGCGTTGAGCTGGAGGTGACGCTGCCCGGAGAGGGGAAAGATCGGGTGTTCCGCGTGACCATCAAGTGGGTTGCGCAGGTTTCGCTGTTTAACCTGGAGGAAGCGTTGGAGGGACGTACCCGGCAGATTCCGTACGATGCGATCCTGGCGTTGGACGTGGTGATGCGCCACTTGCCCAGCATGACCTACACGCCGGTCGGACGGAGCTTCTTCAGCTCGCCGGATGG ATACTACCATCCCCTTGGAGGTGGTCGTGAAGTTTGGTTTGGTTTCCACCAGAGCGTGCGACCCTCGCAGTGGAAGATGATGCTGAACATTGACG TGTCGGCCACCGCCTTCTACAAGGCCCAGCCGGTGATTGAGTTCATGTGCGAAGTGCTCGACATCAGAGACATCAACGAGCAGCGCAAGCCGCTCACCGATTCGCAGCGCGTCAAGTTCACCAAGGAGATCAAGGGCCTCAAGATCGAGATCACCCACTGCGGTACGATGCGCCGCAAGTACCGGGTTTGCAACGTCACCCGGCGTCCGGCCCAGATGCAGTC CTTCCCGCTGCAGCTGGAGAACGGCCAGACGGTGGAGTGCACCGTGGCCAAGTACTTCCTGGACAAGTACAAGATGAAGCTGCGCTATCCGCATCTGCCGTGTCTGCAGGTCGGCCAGGAGCACAAGCACACCTACCTGCCGCTGGAGGTCTGCAACATTGTGGCGGGGCAGCGTTGCATCAAGAAGCTCACCGACATGCAGACGTCGACGATGATCAAGGCCACGGCCAGATCCGCTCCGGATCG TGAACGTGAAATCAACAACCTGGTTCGCCGCGCCGACTTCAACAACGACGCGTACGTGCAGGAGTTTGGCCTGGCCATCTCCAACAGTATGATGGAGGTTCGCGGGCGGGTGTTGCCGCCGCCGAAGCTGCAGTACGGAGGGCGCGTTTCCAGCATGAGCGGACAA TTACCCTCTGGTCCACAGAACAAGGTGAGCTTAGCATTACCAAACCAAGGGGTTTGGGACATGCGAGGCAAACAATTTTTCACTGGCGTCGAGATCCGCGTGTGGGCCATCGCCTGCTTCGCGCCCCAGCGAACCGTCCGGGAGGATGCGCTGCGCAACTTTACCCAGCAGCTGCAGAAGATTTCCAACGACGCCGGGATGCCGATCATCGGACAGCCCTGCTTCTGCAAGTACGCCACCGGGCCGGACCAGGTCGAGCCGATGTTCAGATATCTGAAGAACACGTTCAACCAGCTGCAGCTGGTGGTGGTCGTGCTGCCCGGCAAGACCCCGGTTTATG CTGAGGTCAAGCGCGTCGGAGACACCGTCCTGGGAATGGCAACCCAGTGCGTGCAGGCCAAGAACGTCAACAAGACGTCCCCGCAGACGCTGTCGAATCTGTGCTTGAAGATTAACGTCAAGCTGGGCGGCATCAACTCGATCCTCGTGCCATCGATCAGACCAAAG GTCTTCGACGAACCGGTCATCTTCCTGGGCGCGGACGTGACCCACCCACCGGCCGGCGACAACAAGAAGCCCTCGATCGCGGCCGTCGTCGGCTCGATGGACGCCCATCCGTCGCGGTACGCCGCCACGGTTCGCGTCCAGCAGCACCGCCAGGAGATCATCCAGGAGCTGAGCAGCATGGTGCGCGAGCTGTTGATCATGTTCTACAAGTCGACCGGGGGCTTCAAGCCGCACCGGATCATCCTGTACCGGGATGGGGTGTCCGAGGGACAGTTCCCGCACGTGCTGCAGCACGAGCTGACGGCGATCCGCGAGGCGTGCATCAAGCTGGAGGCGGACTACAAGCCGGGCATTACGTTCATCGTGGTGCAGAAGCGCCACCACACGAGGCTGTTCTGCGCGGACAAGAAGGAGCAGAGCGGCAAGTCCGGCAACATTCCGGCCGGAACGACGGTGGACGTGGGAATCACGCACCCGACCGAGTTTGACTTTTACCTGTGCAGTCACCAGGGTATTCAG GGTACCAGTCGCCCGTCGCACTACCACGTCCTCTGGGACGACAACCACTTCGAGTCGGACGAGCTGCAGTGCCTGACGTACCAGCTGTGCCACACGTACGTCCGGTGTACGCGGTCGGTGTCGATCCCCGCACCAGCCTACTACGCCCATCTGGTGGCGTTCCGGGCCAG ATACCACCTGGTCGAGAAGGAGCACGACTCGGGCGAAGGATCTCACCAGAGCGGTTGCTCCGAGGACCGGACGCCGGGCGCGATGGCCCGTGCAATCACCGTACACGCAGATACCAAAAAAGTTATGTACTTTGCTTAA
- the LOC6037695 gene encoding protein argonaute-2 isoform X6, translating into MYPVGQPPPAGATVNPTPTTTSGAQNVATSALGVVPATPPAPPDLPVFTCPRRPNLGREGRPIVLRANHFQITMPRGFVHHYDINIQPDKCPRKVNREIIETMVHAYSKMFGALKPVFDGRNNLYTRDPLPIGNDRVELEVTLPGEGKDRVFRVTIKWVAQVSLFNLEEALEGRTRQIPYDAILALDVVMRHLPSMTYTPVGRSFFSSPDGYYHPLGGGREVWFGFHQSVRPSQWKMMLNIDVSATAFYKAQPVIEFMCEVLDIRDINEQRKPLTDSQRVKFTKEIKGLKIEITHCGTMRRKYRVCNVTRRPAQMQSFPLQLENGQTVECTVAKYFLDKYKMKLRYPHLPCLQVGQEHKHTYLPLEVCNIVAGQRCIKKLTDMQTSTMIKATARSAPDREREINNLVRRADFNNDAYVQEFGLAISNSMMEVRGRVLPPPKLQYGGRVSSMSGQLPSGPQNKVSLALPNQGVWDMRGKQFFTGVEIRVWAIACFAPQRTVREDALRNFTQQLQKISNDAGMPIIGQPCFCKYATGPDQVEPMFRYLKNTFNQLQLVVVVLPGKTPVYAEVKRVGDTVLGMATQCVQAKNVNKTSPQTLSNLCLKINVKLGGINSILVPSIRPKVFDEPVIFLGADVTHPPAGDNKKPSIAAVVGSMDAHPSRYAATVRVQQHRQEIIQELSSMVRELLIMFYKSTGGFKPHRIILYRDGVSEGQFPHVLQHELTAIREACIKLEADYKPGITFIVVQKRHHTRLFCADKKEQSGKSGNIPAGTTVDVGITHPTEFDFYLCSHQGIQGTSRPSHYHVLWDDNHFESDELQCLTYQLCHTYVRCTRSVSIPAPAYYAHLVAFRARYHLVEKEHDSGEGSHQSGCSEDRTPGAMARAITVHADTKKVMYFA; encoded by the exons CTCCTCCAGCTGGTGCGACCGTCAACCCGACCCCGACGACCACTTCCGGCGCGCAGAATGTCGCGACCAGCGCCCTCGGGGTCGTCCCGGCGACGCCGCCAGCCCCGCCGGATCTGCCGGTGTTCACCTGCCCGCGGCGGCCAAATCTGGGCCGCGAGGGTCGTCCGATCGTGCTGCGTGCGAATCACTTCCAGATCACGATGCCCCGGGGCTTCGTGCACCACTACGACATCAACATCCAGCCGGACAAGTGCCCGCGCAAGGTCAACCGGGAGATCATCGAGACGATGGTGCACGCGTACAGCAAGATGTTCGGCGCCCTCAAGCCGGTCTTCGACGGGCGGAACAACCTGTACACGCGCGATCCGCTTCCGATCGGGAACGATCGCGTTGAGCTGGAGGTGACGCTGCCCGGAGAGGGGAAAGATCGGGTGTTCCGCGTGACCATCAAGTGGGTTGCGCAGGTTTCGCTGTTTAACCTGGAGGAAGCGTTGGAGGGACGTACCCGGCAGATTCCGTACGATGCGATCCTGGCGTTGGACGTGGTGATGCGCCACTTGCCCAGCATGACCTACACGCCGGTCGGACGGAGCTTCTTCAGCTCGCCGGATGG ATACTACCATCCCCTTGGAGGTGGTCGTGAAGTTTGGTTTGGTTTCCACCAGAGCGTGCGACCCTCGCAGTGGAAGATGATGCTGAACATTGACG TGTCGGCCACCGCCTTCTACAAGGCCCAGCCGGTGATTGAGTTCATGTGCGAAGTGCTCGACATCAGAGACATCAACGAGCAGCGCAAGCCGCTCACCGATTCGCAGCGCGTCAAGTTCACCAAGGAGATCAAGGGCCTCAAGATCGAGATCACCCACTGCGGTACGATGCGCCGCAAGTACCGGGTTTGCAACGTCACCCGGCGTCCGGCCCAGATGCAGTC CTTCCCGCTGCAGCTGGAGAACGGCCAGACGGTGGAGTGCACCGTGGCCAAGTACTTCCTGGACAAGTACAAGATGAAGCTGCGCTATCCGCATCTGCCGTGTCTGCAGGTCGGCCAGGAGCACAAGCACACCTACCTGCCGCTGGAGGTCTGCAACATTGTGGCGGGGCAGCGTTGCATCAAGAAGCTCACCGACATGCAGACGTCGACGATGATCAAGGCCACGGCCAGATCCGCTCCGGATCG TGAACGTGAAATCAACAACCTGGTTCGCCGCGCCGACTTCAACAACGACGCGTACGTGCAGGAGTTTGGCCTGGCCATCTCCAACAGTATGATGGAGGTTCGCGGGCGGGTGTTGCCGCCGCCGAAGCTGCAGTACGGAGGGCGCGTTTCCAGCATGAGCGGACAA TTACCCTCTGGTCCACAGAACAAGGTGAGCTTAGCATTACCAAACCAAGGGGTTTGGGACATGCGAGGCAAACAATTTTTCACTGGCGTCGAGATCCGCGTGTGGGCCATCGCCTGCTTCGCGCCCCAGCGAACCGTCCGGGAGGATGCGCTGCGCAACTTTACCCAGCAGCTGCAGAAGATTTCCAACGACGCCGGGATGCCGATCATCGGACAGCCCTGCTTCTGCAAGTACGCCACCGGGCCGGACCAGGTCGAGCCGATGTTCAGATATCTGAAGAACACGTTCAACCAGCTGCAGCTGGTGGTGGTCGTGCTGCCCGGCAAGACCCCGGTTTATG CTGAGGTCAAGCGCGTCGGAGACACCGTCCTGGGAATGGCAACCCAGTGCGTGCAGGCCAAGAACGTCAACAAGACGTCCCCGCAGACGCTGTCGAATCTGTGCTTGAAGATTAACGTCAAGCTGGGCGGCATCAACTCGATCCTCGTGCCATCGATCAGACCAAAG GTCTTCGACGAACCGGTCATCTTCCTGGGCGCGGACGTGACCCACCCACCGGCCGGCGACAACAAGAAGCCCTCGATCGCGGCCGTCGTCGGCTCGATGGACGCCCATCCGTCGCGGTACGCCGCCACGGTTCGCGTCCAGCAGCACCGCCAGGAGATCATCCAGGAGCTGAGCAGCATGGTGCGCGAGCTGTTGATCATGTTCTACAAGTCGACCGGGGGCTTCAAGCCGCACCGGATCATCCTGTACCGGGATGGGGTGTCCGAGGGACAGTTCCCGCACGTGCTGCAGCACGAGCTGACGGCGATCCGCGAGGCGTGCATCAAGCTGGAGGCGGACTACAAGCCGGGCATTACGTTCATCGTGGTGCAGAAGCGCCACCACACGAGGCTGTTCTGCGCGGACAAGAAGGAGCAGAGCGGCAAGTCCGGCAACATTCCGGCCGGAACGACGGTGGACGTGGGAATCACGCACCCGACCGAGTTTGACTTTTACCTGTGCAGTCACCAGGGTATTCAG GGTACCAGTCGCCCGTCGCACTACCACGTCCTCTGGGACGACAACCACTTCGAGTCGGACGAGCTGCAGTGCCTGACGTACCAGCTGTGCCACACGTACGTCCGGTGTACGCGGTCGGTGTCGATCCCCGCACCAGCCTACTACGCCCATCTGGTGGCGTTCCGGGCCAG ATACCACCTGGTCGAGAAGGAGCACGACTCGGGCGAAGGATCTCACCAGAGCGGTTGCTCCGAGGACCGGACGCCGGGCGCGATGGCCCGTGCAATCACCGTACACGCAGATACCAAAAAAGTTATGTACTTTGCTTAA
- the LOC6037695 gene encoding protein argonaute-2 isoform X5, which produces MYPVGQQTPWNTSPPRPPSPTQSQTSFDTLSPPPAGATVNPTPTTTSGAQNVATSALGVVPATPPAPPDLPVFTCPRRPNLGREGRPIVLRANHFQITMPRGFVHHYDINIQPDKCPRKVNREIIETMVHAYSKMFGALKPVFDGRNNLYTRDPLPIGNDRVELEVTLPGEGKDRVFRVTIKWVAQVSLFNLEEALEGRTRQIPYDAILALDVVMRHLPSMTYTPVGRSFFSSPDGYYHPLGGGREVWFGFHQSVRPSQWKMMLNIDVSATAFYKAQPVIEFMCEVLDIRDINEQRKPLTDSQRVKFTKEIKGLKIEITHCGTMRRKYRVCNVTRRPAQMQSFPLQLENGQTVECTVAKYFLDKYKMKLRYPHLPCLQVGQEHKHTYLPLEVCNIVAGQRCIKKLTDMQTSTMIKATARSAPDREREINNLVRRADFNNDAYVQEFGLAISNSMMEVRGRVLPPPKLQYGGRVSSMSGQLPSGPQNKVSLALPNQGVWDMRGKQFFTGVEIRVWAIACFAPQRTVREDALRNFTQQLQKISNDAGMPIIGQPCFCKYATGPDQVEPMFRYLKNTFNQLQLVVVVLPGKTPVYAEVKRVGDTVLGMATQCVQAKNVNKTSPQTLSNLCLKINVKLGGINSILVPSIRPKVFDEPVIFLGADVTHPPAGDNKKPSIAAVVGSMDAHPSRYAATVRVQQHRQEIIQELSSMVRELLIMFYKSTGGFKPHRIILYRDGVSEGQFPHVLQHELTAIREACIKLEADYKPGITFIVVQKRHHTRLFCADKKEQSGKSGNIPAGTTVDVGITHPTEFDFYLCSHQGIQGTSRPSHYHVLWDDNHFESDELQCLTYQLCHTYVRCTRSVSIPAPAYYAHLVAFRARYHLVEKEHDSGEGSHQSGCSEDRTPGAMARAITVHADTKKVMYFA; this is translated from the exons CTCCTCCAGCTGGTGCGACCGTCAACCCGACCCCGACGACCACTTCCGGCGCGCAGAATGTCGCGACCAGCGCCCTCGGGGTCGTCCCGGCGACGCCGCCAGCCCCGCCGGATCTGCCGGTGTTCACCTGCCCGCGGCGGCCAAATCTGGGCCGCGAGGGTCGTCCGATCGTGCTGCGTGCGAATCACTTCCAGATCACGATGCCCCGGGGCTTCGTGCACCACTACGACATCAACATCCAGCCGGACAAGTGCCCGCGCAAGGTCAACCGGGAGATCATCGAGACGATGGTGCACGCGTACAGCAAGATGTTCGGCGCCCTCAAGCCGGTCTTCGACGGGCGGAACAACCTGTACACGCGCGATCCGCTTCCGATCGGGAACGATCGCGTTGAGCTGGAGGTGACGCTGCCCGGAGAGGGGAAAGATCGGGTGTTCCGCGTGACCATCAAGTGGGTTGCGCAGGTTTCGCTGTTTAACCTGGAGGAAGCGTTGGAGGGACGTACCCGGCAGATTCCGTACGATGCGATCCTGGCGTTGGACGTGGTGATGCGCCACTTGCCCAGCATGACCTACACGCCGGTCGGACGGAGCTTCTTCAGCTCGCCGGATGG ATACTACCATCCCCTTGGAGGTGGTCGTGAAGTTTGGTTTGGTTTCCACCAGAGCGTGCGACCCTCGCAGTGGAAGATGATGCTGAACATTGACG TGTCGGCCACCGCCTTCTACAAGGCCCAGCCGGTGATTGAGTTCATGTGCGAAGTGCTCGACATCAGAGACATCAACGAGCAGCGCAAGCCGCTCACCGATTCGCAGCGCGTCAAGTTCACCAAGGAGATCAAGGGCCTCAAGATCGAGATCACCCACTGCGGTACGATGCGCCGCAAGTACCGGGTTTGCAACGTCACCCGGCGTCCGGCCCAGATGCAGTC CTTCCCGCTGCAGCTGGAGAACGGCCAGACGGTGGAGTGCACCGTGGCCAAGTACTTCCTGGACAAGTACAAGATGAAGCTGCGCTATCCGCATCTGCCGTGTCTGCAGGTCGGCCAGGAGCACAAGCACACCTACCTGCCGCTGGAGGTCTGCAACATTGTGGCGGGGCAGCGTTGCATCAAGAAGCTCACCGACATGCAGACGTCGACGATGATCAAGGCCACGGCCAGATCCGCTCCGGATCG TGAACGTGAAATCAACAACCTGGTTCGCCGCGCCGACTTCAACAACGACGCGTACGTGCAGGAGTTTGGCCTGGCCATCTCCAACAGTATGATGGAGGTTCGCGGGCGGGTGTTGCCGCCGCCGAAGCTGCAGTACGGAGGGCGCGTTTCCAGCATGAGCGGACAA TTACCCTCTGGTCCACAGAACAAGGTGAGCTTAGCATTACCAAACCAAGGGGTTTGGGACATGCGAGGCAAACAATTTTTCACTGGCGTCGAGATCCGCGTGTGGGCCATCGCCTGCTTCGCGCCCCAGCGAACCGTCCGGGAGGATGCGCTGCGCAACTTTACCCAGCAGCTGCAGAAGATTTCCAACGACGCCGGGATGCCGATCATCGGACAGCCCTGCTTCTGCAAGTACGCCACCGGGCCGGACCAGGTCGAGCCGATGTTCAGATATCTGAAGAACACGTTCAACCAGCTGCAGCTGGTGGTGGTCGTGCTGCCCGGCAAGACCCCGGTTTATG CTGAGGTCAAGCGCGTCGGAGACACCGTCCTGGGAATGGCAACCCAGTGCGTGCAGGCCAAGAACGTCAACAAGACGTCCCCGCAGACGCTGTCGAATCTGTGCTTGAAGATTAACGTCAAGCTGGGCGGCATCAACTCGATCCTCGTGCCATCGATCAGACCAAAG GTCTTCGACGAACCGGTCATCTTCCTGGGCGCGGACGTGACCCACCCACCGGCCGGCGACAACAAGAAGCCCTCGATCGCGGCCGTCGTCGGCTCGATGGACGCCCATCCGTCGCGGTACGCCGCCACGGTTCGCGTCCAGCAGCACCGCCAGGAGATCATCCAGGAGCTGAGCAGCATGGTGCGCGAGCTGTTGATCATGTTCTACAAGTCGACCGGGGGCTTCAAGCCGCACCGGATCATCCTGTACCGGGATGGGGTGTCCGAGGGACAGTTCCCGCACGTGCTGCAGCACGAGCTGACGGCGATCCGCGAGGCGTGCATCAAGCTGGAGGCGGACTACAAGCCGGGCATTACGTTCATCGTGGTGCAGAAGCGCCACCACACGAGGCTGTTCTGCGCGGACAAGAAGGAGCAGAGCGGCAAGTCCGGCAACATTCCGGCCGGAACGACGGTGGACGTGGGAATCACGCACCCGACCGAGTTTGACTTTTACCTGTGCAGTCACCAGGGTATTCAG GGTACCAGTCGCCCGTCGCACTACCACGTCCTCTGGGACGACAACCACTTCGAGTCGGACGAGCTGCAGTGCCTGACGTACCAGCTGTGCCACACGTACGTCCGGTGTACGCGGTCGGTGTCGATCCCCGCACCAGCCTACTACGCCCATCTGGTGGCGTTCCGGGCCAG ATACCACCTGGTCGAGAAGGAGCACGACTCGGGCGAAGGATCTCACCAGAGCGGTTGCTCCGAGGACCGGACGCCGGGCGCGATGGCCCGTGCAATCACCGTACACGCAGATACCAAAAAAGTTATGTACTTTGCTTAA